From Zea mays cultivar B73 chromosome 3, Zm-B73-REFERENCE-NAM-5.0, whole genome shotgun sequence:
CTAACTCCACTAGATTCCTTCAAAACAAATAAAGCGACGAGTTTTGACTGGAAtttgttgaagtgtataagtggattgatTACCTTTTAGCATCAGCTTACACTTTTGGTTTGAACTAGTTAGTGTGTCCACACTAACATGGTATCAAAGACAGAGGTCTCAAATTTGAATCCTATCAGTAACTTTATTTATGGTTCCACCATTTTATTTCCATGTTTACGTCTTTCTATAAATGGATTGACTAATGTTGGAGTGTATAAATGAATTGACTAATGTTGAAGTGTACAAATGGATTGACTAATGTTGGAGTGTATAAATGGATTGGCTAACTTTTTCTATTAAATTAAACTGGTTAGTGCATACGTCCTAACATAATTCACGTTATTATGAACAGAAGCACGGCTTCCTGCTCGAGCcgtcctcatgagcaaaattgcaCTCAGATCACTTTATTCAGCACTATTGTTCGTCTCTGTACAATGATCTGTGACACGGAACACCGAAGGGACATACACACACAAGCCATTTTCATCGACGACCGCAGTTTATGCTTGCTATTTGTAACAGCTAACATAACATAAATGGTGAATCTTGATCCTATACCTAACTTCCCAAGAATGGCCTGCACCGTGTGGAGCGAAGCTAACTTCAGCGAGAGGTTCACTGGATTAATTCCAGTGAACCTCTCCAGCTCTCCAGGACTATTTCTACTCAGGTTTGTCATGGAAGGCCTTCGAAATTATTGGCCTCACGTCATCTGAGTCCACGAGGCTCTCCAGGAACGGGAGTAACTCGATTAATTCCTGGTCTGCGGGGTCATCAAACCAGCTCTTAATTGGTATGCCGTTATCCACTTGCAACTGGAAAACCTGGACAAAGAAATGCTTCATTAATTAACAAAAAATAATGAATACATATATAGTATGTAAATATTTCATATAGCAAAAAGGCTCTGATGAAAAGATAGTTTAGTTCTTGCCACCTCTAGCTCAGAAGGAAATAGATACATGCCAGGAGACCAATATATCACAGCATATAGTGCTAGACTAGACTTACCAGAGATCAAGATAGAAGTAACAAGGGAAATGCATCTGCCAGAACAGATAATCGATAAAGCACAAACTTTGTATACATTGGAAAGGGATTCTACCTGTGGAGTATTGTCAACTATTGCAACTTTCGCCAAGTCGATCCCCAAGATTGTCAGATCCTTTGTATAGCAACCGTCAGAGAATATACAAGATTCACGATAAATACGCCGTGAGATATATTTTCCATCAGGATCAAGTTTATCTATAAGTTGCTCAGCATAGATTCTCTGACTAGCTGTGAAAATGACAAGCTCAAACATCTGAGCAACCTTCTCAAGAAACACTTTCAGGTAAGGCCTTTTCTTCACATACACTGTGTGATTTTTCATATTGAAGAAAACTTCTAGGGTAAAATCAGCACTGTCGCACTGATCCAATGTTGAATGTACAAGAGTCTCTGCATATGAGAAACCGTTAGACTATCATACAAAGAATACTGGAGTAAAAATGTTTATATTACAACTGAATTTCACATTCCTGATCATGACATGCAAATAACATAAAATATTAACTAAAACATAATAATAACATGCCAGTAGCTAGTGAACATATACTGAAAAGTACCAGGAATTTAAAAGAAACATTCAAAAGTAATATTCCATGTGAAGTTAGTACTGCTTACCGTCCAAATCAAGCACAAGAGTCACATGTTTTGTTCTCACTGGTGTTTTCAGTAAGTGGTTGGGCGAGTCAACATCCATTAAATCAGGCAGACATCTAGAAAGTAGCTTTTGATCTAGATATTCAGTTTCAACATCTCCTGCGTCAGAGCTACTTTCAGTTTCTGAATCTGTTGGTTTTGTACGAAGGTATAAGGATGTTTCATCAGGGTCCGTTGTGACATTGTCTGCCAGAACCGCATCATCACTGTTACTGAGTTTTGGTGTATCATCTAGAGACAGACGAGCCACGGGCCACTCTACCATGTCAACTAAATTCATACAATCATTGTAGGAAGTACTAACTTCATTTGTAAAACCCATCAAACTATCAAATTGGAGAGCCGAGAAGTTTTCTGAGACATAGAAGTCCAGAACATCCCAAACTTGTAATTCAGTTGTGGTATTGTATCCTTCATCATTGCCACCAAGAATCAAGTGAAGGAGCTCAGTGCTTTCATCCATTGCTGCAATTGACAGATaatgaaaagaaaagtcaatgaAGAATTATCAGGGCCTTCAGCAACCAAATATCAGATAGATGGCCAATAATTGGATGAACTAAAAAAACACAAACTGATAAAAAGTACAAATGTCAGCAGCCAAGACATCCAATACAGGAATGTAAATTTATAGACACCTGAAGTCAAGTTGCCACAGAAAACTTGGAAGCTAAGCCGTGTTACCTGCAGCATTGTAGTTTATCTCTTTCAACTGAAGATCACTGCAGACTGGATCTGGTGACAGGATACTCTCAAGGTCTGATGACGATGGTACTTGTATTGGAACCTGAAAATTATTTTTGTAATAGGTTGAGTATTCAATACTGCATAACATCTCAAAACACATCGAAACAAAGATGCAGTACTGTAGGAAATTACATGATGATGCATTGATGCTTAGAAAGATCATCCCATTCACTTCTACTGATACACTATTGTTTCTAAGTAGAACACTCACAGCTTGATAATCGAGAGCACTAGCAGCTGCATCATGAAAACTCAGACCATTATTATCCAACTATTTGACTTGCATGATTAGTTATCAGAGCATAGTTTTATAATTTGCAATCACAAATACTGGTTTAACAAATCTCAGTGCTTGTTAGAGTATTGCGAGTTTTAGAAGTAAAATACTGTAATTGGCTTTGTCCTACCTCATCCTAACGCCTTTGTTATTTCCAAATGTAAGCTTTGTAAACCAGCACATTTCAAAATTAAATGTGGTTTTCTGAGTTTAACTTTTCTTTACTAGCAAAGAAAATTCTAAAAAACAACTGAAGCTTTTCATGATAGAGCTTATTAAATACTCCCTTCGTTCCAAATTGTAATTTGTTTTGGCTTTTTCTATATGCATAGATTTTGCTATGCATATAGTGTATATCTAGATACATACCAAAATTTTATGTATCTAAAACAACCAAAATGACTTACAATTTGGGATGGAGGGAGTAAAAAGAAAATCTAAGAGAACTGAATCCAAAATGATTTGATCGAGGGAAGTTGTTAGAAAATCTAACCATAGCTGCTGTGGTATTAGCTAGAATCagtacgaagttcaagaactgggCTTTTTGGTTGGACGACgtcgaataataataataataataatttagtactactactactatcatGGTGTTGTGTCAAAGCTGGTTTGTGTTTTCTTTTTCCATTCTTCTTCCATTTTTGAAACTTTAGCGATGCAACTATGCTGGTGTTCCCAGGAACTTTCTGAAAGGAAAATAAAGGTTAATTACCATTGATCTTGGACCATATGACAACAATGGCGGTAGCAAACTGGTGCTTCCTGCATCAGATTCATCATGCAATAAGGTGATTTCCATGATTTCAGCGTTTTCCCCTGATACTCCGGCAGTGCAGCACACTGCAAAAAGGGATGGAAGAAAAAAAAGTTGGAACACATTCTTGCAGTCCAGAAATAATCTACTAAATAAAATTGGTACTAATATGCTAAATTATGTTTTCCCAGATCAAGTTCAAACCTCCATGTGCTTGTGAAAGTGCATCTCAATACATACATAAATATGATTAGTGTAACATAAGCCATACAGTAATGTTGTACCCAACTAATTCTGTGCCGAAGGTCCTAGATTCTAGCAGAAGGTAAAGTTGATTTTTGGGAGGGAAAGAGGGTGCACAAATTTACTAAAACTTGAACTTCGTGATCAGTACAAAACAATCACTGCAATTCTTTCTTTTTGTATAAAAAATAAACTTACAATAGTCGAAGTAATGTTATGCAGTACCACTGTAACAGTATCATGCCATTTATAACAATAACATTTGTAAAGCATATTGAAATATGAAGAACAACTAAGAACTGTATCTAAGTATCTTAGACTACTTCACGATATATTAATTCACCTGCCATCATTTAACATACTAACTAGAACATTCTCTTTTTCCACTTTGACAGAACAAAGATGCTTCCGATAAGTGGCGAAGCTAGAGTAGAGCAGAGGGGGGTGCACATGACTTAGGGCCTAGGAGTGCATGGTAATAACTTATAGGTGGTGCATATATGGTGGAAATTTAGTCTAAATTACTAGTTTTGCAAAAAAAATATGGGTGCGTGTGCACCCCCTAATTACTACCTACCTTCGCCCTGCTTCCGATTCTACTTTACAAGCCACAAATGGGTCCTTTCATGTTAAAAGGTACTGGTCAGTCAAAATATCAGCAGTTAGTACTCAGTACCTGTAACATGGCCAGAACTGAGGTTTTTTGCATTTCAGGTAGTGTATTTACTCAGAGTTTCAGATTACGAAGGCGCAACCTATAGCATATAATACAGATTATCTTCTGTGGATCTGCTTTGACCATATATACGCTCCAAACAGGAAAAGCACAATTCATTGACAGTAGGAAAGATTGAAATGAATCTAGCCAGGTAAATGAGACTGGAATCTATGAAGACTTTACCATTTTGATGACTTATTAGCGTTGACCCCGCCACCGTTTTATCAAGTGTAACCTCTTGAGGGTGTGAATGTTCCAGTGTTTCAGTGGTCTTGCAAAATGTATGAGGCTCCTGTGTCCCTAAACAGTCGTTGCTTAACATTTTATTCATCCTTAGTGCAAGTATTTGCAAAAAGCATGTTCAAAGTACTGCAGTTCCAGTAGGAAAAGGCCAACTGTTGAAACATTTGATATCACTAAAGACATTAGTGGAGAAAAGGTGAAACAAGGAACTATCTACAACCTAATGCAGTCGAAAGAACATACTTTAACCACTAATAAATCTGTAAAGGGAAAGCGCTAATCAATTCGACATGAAAAAACAAAAACTTAGTATTGTGACGATTAGTCCGTAGACAAAGGAAGTAATGTAAATGTAATCATTATTAACAAAACAAGAAAAAGATATGCGTCTTTGACTAAACAATAGTATTAGTCAACAAATTTACTCTACTCGAAACTCGAAATCAGCTGTCACTTCTCGCATGCCGGGAGCATGTTATAAGTGAATTCGCCAAAGCAAAACAGGTCCGCTAATACTCttggatcctctggcagtggcaGCAAGTAACAACTCTACCAGACAGCATCCGTCCCCTTTTCCCCCTTTCCTCTACTTTTCGTTTTTAGACCATCACAAATCTCCCCTGCAACAGGAAAATCGGATGCGGAATATACCGTACGTCAAAGCACTACTAACCCCGTAAAATTCCCGACATCACATCACAAAAAGAGGGGCTCACTTCACTCCTCGTCGTCGGAAAATCACAGCGCAGAATCACGAGTGGAGAAAGAAGTGCGGAGAACAGAGACCAGGCCAACAGCCTTCACCGAACATCTCTGTCGAGCTTAGAGTCTTGGAACTACAGGATCGTCCTTCGGCACTCGAATTTCACACAGGAAAAAAAACCAGAACAGTTCCGCGTTTTCAGCAGCTCGCCGAAATCTCCTCGTGTTCATGCTACAAAAGACCACAAATACCCACCAAATTCGCCGCCAAATTCACCGTGAGAGACTGAGAGGGCCGTCCCCAGCTTAATCACACGCTAGAAAGTTGAGAACAAGCATCGATACTACTAAAGAGACGGGGCAAGAACTTTGTGCTCACGAAACCTCCGACCAGACCAAGCGCAGAGCTCGAGAGAGACGAGAAGAGATACGTACACAGGCAGTGCGCTCGCGTAGCGCCGATGACCTCTGGCTGAGCACAGCACCCTCTCCTCGCGCCTAGCCTTGCTCCGGCAAAGGCCAGGAAGAATCAGAGAAGCGACGAGgaagagggaggaggagggagcAGGGAGGCAAGCAAGCTAGCAAGGCGCAAGAGGCAAGAGGCAAGAACACAGGCAGGGACAGCTCGATCGCTCGCCAATCCCGCACCACATAATCTATGCGACCGATCCGCGTCCGCCAACGCCAGGCTTAACCTTCCTCCGTTCGCAACCGCAGACATGTGGGGCACGCAAGGCCGGGCCCGCGTGGACGGTACACTAGAAGGTACAAGTCTATGTAGGTTTTGTATTTTCACGGTGGGTTTGCGGCTGTCCCCACTCCGCCTTCATGCCCCTGCGCCTCCGTTACACTGCTCCAAACATACTTGACCACTGACATGCGGGGTAGGAGTAGAGCGAGCCCAAATGTCAGTTCGAGAGGTAGAATGTCCGTCCGGTGTGTGGATATTTGTGCCGGAGGGTACACGTGGACGGTGAGGATGCGCTACCTCATCATGCCGGGCGGATTCCGTCCGTTAATTTATAGCGCTTGGTCCCACTTTATTGGATCGGCATACATTAGTCATACGCGTCTTTGCGTTCCGTCACTGACACGTTTGGAGATCGTATGTGGGACCATCTAGACAGTGATACGAGCTAGTAGTATGCATATACCCGCCGAGAATTGATGGAGTTGGTGGGGTACACGTCGACCAGAGGACGGCGCTTGATCTTCTGCACCCAGCTTGCGGCCATGCCCACTGCTTTGCCTACGCGTCGCGCAGTTGCCCCAGGCAGCCAGGCTAGAACGTACTCCTCGCTGCCGGCAGCACCCACGCGCGTGTGGCCGCCGCCGTGTCTACCATCCGCGCGGCGCTGACGACAGGAGCCGAACGAGGCAACGGAACTCGGAAGCGACGGCTGGGCACTGGAGCGCACGTGCAACGGAACGCGGCAAGATAGCCGGTGAGTTCTGAAATGATTTGGGTCTGGATTGCAACGTTTTTCGTGATAAGCTTTGGCGCCAGCGAGCCTACTGTAATTACTAGAAAGACCTTGCACTCCTGAGCGTTTCTAGCACGTATttgtttctttcttttctttttcgttTCTATTTTTTGTTTTATCTGGGTGTTTGAATACTGTAATTCGTTTGGTTATTTCCGATTTGGAGCTAAACA
This genomic window contains:
- the LOC100283041 gene encoding CTD-phosphatase-like protein isoform X1, with translation MEITLLHDESDAGSTSLLPPLLSYGPRSMVPIQVPSSSDLESILSPDPVCSDLQLKEINYNAAAMDESTELLHLILGGNDEGYNTTTELQVWDVLDFYVSENFSALQFDSLMGFTNEVSTSYNDCMNLVDMVEWPVARLSLDDTPKLSNSDDAVLADNVTTDPDETSLYLRTKPTDSETESSSDAGDVETEYLDQKLLSRCLPDLMDVDSPNHLLKTPVRTKHVTLVLDLDETLVHSTLDQCDSADFTLEVFFNMKNHTVYVKKRPYLKVFLEKVAQMFELVIFTASQRIYAEQLIDKLDPDGKYISRRIYRESCIFSDGCYTKDLTILGIDLAKVAIVDNTPQVFQLQVDNGIPIKSWFDDPADQELIELLPFLESLVDSDDVRPIISKAFHDKPE
- the LOC100283041 gene encoding CTD-phosphatase-like protein isoform 1 (isoform 1 is encoded by transcript variant 1); its protein translation is MNKMLSNDCLGTQEPHTFCKTTETLEHSHPQEVTLDKTVAGSTLISHQNVCCTAGVSGENAEIMEITLLHDESDAGSTSLLPPLLSYGPRSMVPIQVPSSSDLESILSPDPVCSDLQLKEINYNAAAMDESTELLHLILGGNDEGYNTTTELQVWDVLDFYVSENFSALQFDSLMGFTNEVSTSYNDCMNLVDMVEWPVARLSLDDTPKLSNSDDAVLADNVTTDPDETSLYLRTKPTDSETESSSDAGDVETEYLDQKLLSRCLPDLMDVDSPNHLLKTPVRTKHVTLVLDLDETLVHSTLDQCDSADFTLEVFFNMKNHTVYVKKRPYLKVFLEKVAQMFELVIFTASQRIYAEQLIDKLDPDGKYISRRIYRESCIFSDGCYTKDLTILGIDLAKVAIVDNTPQVFQLQVDNGIPIKSWFDDPADQELIELLPFLESLVDSDDVRPIISKAFHDKPE
- the LOC100283041 gene encoding CTD-phosphatase-like protein isoform X2, producing MHHHVPIQVPSSSDLESILSPDPVCSDLQLKEINYNAAAMDESTELLHLILGGNDEGYNTTTELQVWDVLDFYVSENFSALQFDSLMGFTNEVSTSYNDCMNLVDMVEWPVARLSLDDTPKLSNSDDAVLADNVTTDPDETSLYLRTKPTDSETESSSDAGDVETEYLDQKLLSRCLPDLMDVDSPNHLLKTPVRTKHVTLVLDLDETLVHSTLDQCDSADFTLEVFFNMKNHTVYVKKRPYLKVFLEKVAQMFELVIFTASQRIYAEQLIDKLDPDGKYISRRIYRESCIFSDGCYTKDLTILGIDLAKVAIVDNTPQVFQLQVDNGIPIKSWFDDPADQELIELLPFLESLVDSDDVRPIISKAFHDKPE